Genomic segment of Carassius auratus strain Wakin unplaced genomic scaffold, ASM336829v1 scaf_tig00005873, whole genome shotgun sequence:
actctccatgggtcacagctggagaattgcagaaaatagttgagtatATATTGTCaaacatcaccacatgttgtttgggagggtttcaagaaaaattctcctagctcatccaaaaacaaactaaagcatctTCAGTTATCATACACAAagggaacttcaaatgggactggctcctatggtcagatgaaactaaagaatgagctttttagcagcaaacactcaagatgggtttggtgaacacagagataaaaagtaccccatgtgtacaatgaattAGACATGGttctggacatcttgtttagatacatggcatcacagattctatcaaataccaacagataaaaaatcagtaagtgactgactctgttagaaatattataatgggccatgtttggatcttccaaccgtacattaacccaaacacaaacctcaaaaacaacataaaaatgggtcattgagcacaaaaccaagcttctgctatagcccttccagtcctctgacctgaaccctacagaaaatgagaggagtgaactgaagagcagaagctgggaatctgaagggtctggagtgattctggatgaaggaatggtctctgatctcgtcaggtgttctctaacctcatcatcatcaaaaaactaggagaacatttagagtttcaaaaagtattgaaaaaaaaaaaaaaaaaaagcgatgaTGTTATTTGTGCCCTAAGTGaataagagaaaaacatttatttcataatacccccccccccattttaaattcttattatccaatgaaaggaaacatttttgtataaaagatcaaaaggaatAACAATGCAAgttaacttttaattaatttttcacagctttctttgatcatatttaccaagggtgacaatatttttggccatgactgtttgtgtgtgtatatataaatatgaaaaggcAGTAGGTAGATTATGGAACTGGGATTTCAATTAATCAAACAATTATCTTGATAACCTgataatctaatctaaaaatgtGATCTGATCAGTTTGCGGACATATTGGTCTATGACGTATACACCGTTGATACAGAAGGAAATCAAGACTGTGGATTTTGCTTCCCGCTGCCTTCGTTTTTTGGCTAACTTTTATTTCATGAGGAAGTATCGGTGAAATGGGCTCATCTGCTCTCTCCATTTCTGAAAACAATTTGATTCTGTTTGGACCAGGGCCACACATAATTCAAGGTTGGCAGTAATGGCGTTTTAGAGCTTTAATAGCAGGAAATTGGAGATGGTGATGTAGCGTCTAATTCTCCCAGTCATTTGGCTGCTTTTTATTTCACGTGCCTCGGGAGACGCGGTCAGCGGGGACAGTGAggaacatttgtatttgtttaataaaCCAGGAATGAAATTACATTGACATGTTGAGCATCCGCACCATCTCTGTGCCTTGACGTTACTATGGAAACCACAATGGCTTCTACAAAAAAGCAGCAAATGGTTcaatatcaatgttttttttttttttttcttatttccgTAGCcacatttttgtctgttttgttaaGGGTTTTAATAATTCTGTCTTTTCCAcagtatttaaaaacaaaaaaaaaacaacatgtgcAGTGCATTCACATTTTCCCAAGGGATTCTTTTCATTTCGATCTCTACGAGGGTAAAACGGTGAAGAGACTGAAGCTGGATCCATTCAAGAGTGGGAGTGgtctaattaaaaataatctaGAACACAATTTTGGATTTCTTATTTTGCTTCCTGATTATTTTCCCGATTGTGTGGTTTATATTTCTTGGTTTGCTTTTAAATAAAGTCCGCTACCCAGAGTTCATCTTTTGTTTAAAAGGAACTTCCCAGTCCATGCGAAAAGCAGTCcagaatctttttattttttctgtctttgtgtGGCTCGCTCATCTCCTTGTGCAGCCATGTGCTCCACTATGCCACGTATGTGTAGACTTTACGATCCTCTGGTGTCCGGGCCAAATATTCTCTTTCTATAAGTCCTTCAATGCGTTTTTTAATGACCACGGGGCTCGGCAGGAAGCGTGCCTTCAGCTGCTGGGTCACCTGACGGGACACAACCAAACAGGCCATTAGAAATGTGCAGGTACATTTTTTGAAATtcataaacaaagtaaaaactcAAAACTAGGAAAAGAACACACGCTCACCTCTGCTACCAGTACGTTGTGCTGCATCTTCTTCCTGGACTTCATGATGCGTACAATGGCAGCCTCAATTTCATGTTTCCTGTCATCGTCTACTTTCTGCCGCGTCTCCTTGCGCTCTGGGTCTGACTCGCCTTGCTTAGCAGCAACTGCAGGAGACAGATTTTGTAAAACACTTttcgaaataaaacaaaatctacaTTTCGATCACTTCAGATTGCAAAAGTACTCTCAATATCAAAGCTTGATTCaactaacattttattaaaaaatcatCCTAATTgacctataaaataaataaatatacactacagggtcgttgaatgcttgaatctgattggcagaggaacgttctgaggtgtgcaattattttctgggaaacgcacggcgaacgtagttccaggcagctctcttgaccgcattacagttccatatcacttcgcatagTTAAAAGTAATAACGGTCACGCAGTTCGCACAAAACGGTGTTGTCGGCGCTCCCCTGACGATTTTATCAGTTTGACatagtgtagcaacttaaaggctacacatgacatttctcactagcgatGTAATAACAGCGCTGTTTACAGACACTGCAACAGAAGAGCGTTTAGAGACGCACAGAGGTacgtaagagagagagagcttgtgtgaattaggctaacgTACCGTAcgttagcctaattcacacaagctctttctctctctctctttgtgtgtctcTGTCGCTCTGATTCGCTttctaataacttaatttataaCTGCATTTGAATGCTATCAACGGCTCAAGCCTCTGTTACCAGCTTTAAAACGACGTTTTGGTCCTAGCAAAAGAGGAATTGGATGAGAAGCGGAAGAAATAGtcctactcacaatagcgatttaagtacaaaaGCCGGTCGAATCCCTTTACATAAATCATCGGATCGATGTCTTGAGGGGTGGTAACCGTATTATAAGCAGAATAATtattccttacacacacacacacatacatatacatatatatatatatatgtgtgtgtgtgtgtgtgtgtgtgtgtgtgttatcataggcaactatttattaaataaaaatttacaaattttgtgtgcaaaaaaaactaaaactgaaaactaaaacTGAAGCAAAAGCAcaactcaaacttttttttaactaaaattaaagttaaacattttatcaataaaagctaatttaataaGTACTataatcacaaattaaaaaaCTGAAGTATTAAATgtactaaaaaataaatgcatgtacatGCAAAAAAGGTATATTAGTATCTCTGCTTTCAGGTTTTAACTAACATATAGTTGACTGTAAAGCTTACAAAAAGTCCAGTGTTGTACTGATTTCTTTCTGTGATCACTATGTCAACCATTCATACTGAGTCAACAGCGCCTCCTTGTGGCAGCACAATACCTGTTTGTATTTTAACTCTGTGCAATTTGGAGGTAAACTGGTCGTTGACTGTAAACATGTGGCCGCTCTCGATCTCTTTACTCTTGGGCTCTTTCGTAAGAACTCTCTGGGTGGGTTTCCCGCAGGCTAGAGACTGCAGGCCCCGGACCAGCTCACGCTCCGGGATGTCTGTCTCCTGCTGGATCTCCTAAAGGGTTAAAGAAGGGTCAACATGGGTGAAGGTTAAACTGATTGGATAAGCAGTGCGTTTAGATCAGGAACAGGTGAATAGGAGGTTTTACCTCAAAGGTAAACTTGTCTCTGTTGTTGAAGAGCATGAGGATGGTCATCTGAAAGGTGGACACCTGCAGAATGTGCTTCCGTGTGTTTGAGCCTGTTAGTAAAGCCCCGCCGACACCAACATCTGAGCCATCCTCcttaagaaagagagagagatagtcattaaaccatttatttaatcaataattgCAACCATTACAAAAAACCAACGTGTGAGAAAGATTCCAATGACAAGAAATCGTTCAGTCgtcagtaaaagaaaaaaatgctgtgTGAAGCAACAAAATCACACCCAATCAGAAgaacatatttgatgtttaatatgCTGTTATATGGAGATGGATTTTAACCAATGATATTCCACTGTGGGTGAAGCTACTCAGCACAACAGGATAGAAATAAAAACCAAGTAAATGATAAGTCATGTCACCAATCTTGTCACAGtcatggctatatatatatatatatatatatatatatatatatatatatatatatatatatatatatatatatacacacacacacatacagattttATTATACaatgttattgtaatatattgcatTAGTTATGATACGTTGTAATTGGCCATTAAATGTACAACTGTCATGAAATGCaatatctataaaatatatttatatataatatatttttatattattttataatatgttatgcATGTCTGTACCTTCTTGATGGCGCCGTAGAATGTGGCGTTGAGGTCTGCAGAACCCATGTGGTGCTGGAGTGTGAGTTGCCTGCCGCTGTGCTTAGCCAAATAAAACCTGCAGAGAGTAGAACTCGCATGAAACCAAGCTACAAGTGGAGAAACATCTGACATACAGACAGATTTTATGAGGGTTTAAAGTATGTCAAGCTGAGATTACCGGCTTCTTCTGATTCTGTACCTTGACACTTTTactaatacaaaattataaatccTATAAAACTCAAAActgaaaagagaacaaaatctgATCATTTAGAGGCGAGACGTACCTTCTGAAGACCTCAAAAGCATGGCGTGGAGAGGGTGGGATGTTGCATTTTGGCGTGGCTGACTGCGTGGGCCAGTAACCTGTGGTCAGAACTCTCACTGTGAGATCAACACCGCAGAGGGACCCCTGCAACATCAAGACAAACCACACAGTTCTACATTTGCATAGTTTCAatgttctttttctttaaatgtggACTTCGAGTGAATAGGCCCTTAAGATGCAGTAATTATATTTAGCTTATGTTAACAACAGCATAAGTCAAAGCggaatgtgtgtgtgagcatatgCACCTGTGATGTCTGCAGATGGTGGCGGAATTCATCCATAGTGGTATTAGAGATGCTCATATCCCTAAACATGCCCTCCAGTTTAGAGGTGAACTGACAACCACACtccgtctgagagagagagagagagagagagagagagagatagagagagagagagagagagagagagagagagagagagagagagagagagagagagagagagaaagagagagaaagagagagaaagagggaatcAGATTAGACACAGTGGAATACAGGAATACAGTGAATGAGAATAACGTTAGGGTTATTCTAAGGATATAACGTTCACCTTTAGTTTGGAGATCATATTCTTCTCTGAGTCATCTGAAACGCTCTTGTTGGTTAAGAGTCTTCTGGCCAGGTGCTGTTTGTAGTAACGCTCAAACACGTCCTTCTCCTGCATGAACCTGAACAGTACCATGGCTTTATCCAAGATAGACTCCACCTCCTGTTCTGTCagctaaacacaaacacaattatCAGGAAACAATTAAGAGATTAGTAATAACTTTgtttctgtattatttatatactataacaACACTTATGGTAACTTTACAATAACGTCCCATTTGTAagtgttagttaatgcattagttaatgttagttaaatatttaatatttattttaatattagttaaaatatacaACCTttgatttaataatgcattagtagaTAGATGTagaagtattttttattgttagatcagtttaactaatattaacaaatgtaattCTATCAccgtatttattattattttaattagcttttattttcacattttttcaaaGTTCAAAGAATTATGTTGTGTGCTTctgtcattttaatttacttattttttttgcaaatacttccatttagctttaattttcttatttcggtttcagttttagtaattttagaacTTTAACATAaccttcattttatttcattagttaCCGAGgcaatattttctattttcatttaagtaatgtttagattttatttcagctttatttaaatgaatattttaatagttttagttaactacatGGTGTTGTTTGTTCATGTGGATGTACATTCATCCATCAGTCCATATCTATAACATATAACAACGGAAATGCATGACAGTTCTTTCACTTTCACTGGACAGAAGTTGATAAAATTGTCCATGGAGCAaaatggtgctttttttttttttatgtcttcaatattgaaccaaATATATTGACCAAGTTTGTAGGCAGAGTTTTCATTAAGCTAAAGGTGGTAAAGCTCCTCTCTTACCCCCTTCACTCCTTTCTTGAGTTTGTCGTCGATGAAGAGCGAGAGGTACTCGGGTGATCGGGAATTGAGGTTGAGGAAATACTCAAAGTCTCCAGCGATAGTCTGTTTGAAGAGCCTGTCGTTGTTGAAGGACTCCTGCAGGAACCGGTCGAAGCGTGACTTCAAGTCCAACAAACCCTAAATGATTCAGATGAGAAAAAGAGCATCCTCACCAATTATTACAAACCTAAAGACTGTTGAGGATGTTATATGTACACATTTCCACTAAATGTGTACCTGGATGTAGTCAACTGGGTTCTTGCCCTCTCCTTCCTCTGACACCAGCGCTTTACCCTGTTCTCTGAGGTACCAGCTCATGCACTCACACATCGTCTTCAGCCCGTTAGGAACCCGACCGAACAACTTATACATGCACGCCAGGtctgagagagaaagtgagaaaagaTGAGAGCAACTGAATGAAATACGAAGCAAGAGAGAAAAAATAGAGAGCTAGGCATAGATCGCAGATTAAAACAAACAGCTGCTCACCTTCTGTCTTTCCATTCTTGAGCATGTGGACCAGTCCCGAGTTCTCCATCTCCACGATGGTCTTCATGTGTTTGGAGATGAGCTCTCGCTCTACCACCTTCACAATGGGCTCCTCTGTCGATTTATCCAGGCAGTGCATCACTCGTTCAATCTCTTCGTTTATCCGAGCCTCCACTTTCTTGATGTAGACGCTGGCGCTGTTCTCCGCTAAGAACTTCTGACTTTCCATCTGCagagatacacacaaacacataaataaagaTAGCATTCCTACCAATGGTCAACACAGCCAgtcaaacataatataatataataataattataatgatacgCAAAGAGAGTAAAAGCAGTATAAAAGCAGTACCCACCTGGAAGAACTCAGCAGACATGTCTAAAAATGGGATTTCAAAATCCTCCTCGTAGACGGACCGACCTTCTAAGCCCAAAACCATCAGCATCTGACATGCATTCCTGATGGCCCCTCTGCCATAAAACATGAGAGCACAAACAAGATAAAAACCCATTCCTCTACAACTGTGTACGAGTCAATAGACTGACAGCTGAAAGCTTTCATTCTTTAACTGAAGCACTGTAAAgagagacagaatgacagaagAACACACCTGTCCACCACCTCTCCTCTACGTTCTCGAGCGATCATGTCCAGTAGAGTTTGTCGGAGATGATCTCTGATGCAGCCATACCGCACAACCTGATCTCTGAAGATGATCAAGCCGAGATTGTAAACGTTCTCCACGTTATTCTGCTGAACATACACCCGATCCTAGACAGAGAGCGAGAAAGAAAGCATTCACGCAGGTTCAACTCCAGGCTTTGTAGTGTCCCAGATggggatgcaccaaaatgaaaattctgggccAAAACCAAAACTTCTGGATgcactttaataattatttcttttatgaaacaaaaaaatattttgtaagccTTAATTTGACTCAATCTTAAAGATACACAGAATAAAATACAAGCCacacttttattgaaagtaaaacaataaaattggaCAGAAAGTATATTAATTTTGAAtatcaatatataatttgtatcCAGTTCTATGCAACAGAATCAGatttaaccaattttttttttttaattatccaaataattttatataataaaagctATTATTCTCAGAGCATGTGAGCAGAGCATTGTGTCATTTTACCAGTTTTGCCCAGCACAGAAGCACTATTgctcacatttttttaatgtattttttcttagCGGCAAAAATGTAGGTGCATCCCTAGTCCCAATTCCTTTTCCCAGTCTTTCTGATTTCCACAAATATTTTCATGATGTgacaagttaattttttttttacattttattctaagacataaaatacatcaataatacTTGTGATCTTTCCATGATGGTGACTTTTTTAGTGATGTGACTGGTGTACTTCATTTATAGCCTACGTTTAGCTCTTTACCTCTGGCGACTGTATTTAGGCTTCAACAATCAGAAATGTCACGTTTACTTATTatcatgaacacaatgtgcaagtATCATAAACTTTCtttggtcacagagcttattttctgcaataatccaaatcatgctgggtttttgtttttttgagtgaTGCTAACTTCCGATTGTGTGATCCATG
This window contains:
- the LOC113071076 gene encoding cullin-3-B-like isoform X1, giving the protein MASLPNPNMSSLKPGTKKDTKMRIRAFPMTMDEKYVNNIWDLLKNAIQEIQRKNNSGLSFEELYRNAYTMVLHKHGEKLYTGLREVVTEHLINKVREDVLHSLNNNFLQTLNQAWNDHQTAMVMIRDILMYMDRVYVQQNNVENVYNLGLIIFRDQVVRYGCIRDHLRQTLLDMIARERRGEVVDRGAIRNACQMLMVLGLEGRSVYEEDFEIPFLDMSAEFFQMESQKFLAENSASVYIKKVEARINEEIERVMHCLDKSTEEPIVKVVERELISKHMKTIVEMENSGLVHMLKNGKTEDLACMYKLFGRVPNGLKTMCECMSWYLREQGKALVSEEGEGKNPVDYIQGLLDLKSRFDRFLQESFNNDRLFKQTIAGDFEYFLNLNSRSPEYLSLFIDDKLKKGVKGLTEQEVESILDKAMVLFRFMQEKDVFERYYKQHLARRLLTNKSVSDDSEKNMISKLKTECGCQFTSKLEGMFRDMSISNTTMDEFRHHLQTSQGSLCGVDLTVRVLTTGYWPTQSATPKCNIPPSPRHAFEVFRRFYLAKHSGRQLTLQHHMGSADLNATFYGAIKKEDGSDVGVGGALLTGSNTRKHILQVSTFQMTILMLFNNRDKFTFEEIQQETDIPERELVRGLQSLACGKPTQRVLTKEPKSKEIESGHMFTVNDQFTSKLHRVKIQTVAAKQGESDPERKETRQKVDDDRKHEIEAAIVRIMKSRKKMQHNVLVAEVTQQLKARFLPSPVVIKKRIEGLIEREYLARTPEDRKVYTYVA
- the LOC113071076 gene encoding cullin-3-B-like isoform X2 — encoded protein: MTMDEKYVNNIWDLLKNAIQEIQRKNNSGLSFEELYRNAYTMVLHKHGEKLYTGLREVVTEHLINKVREDVLHSLNNNFLQTLNQAWNDHQTAMVMIRDILMYMDRVYVQQNNVENVYNLGLIIFRDQVVRYGCIRDHLRQTLLDMIARERRGEVVDRGAIRNACQMLMVLGLEGRSVYEEDFEIPFLDMSAEFFQMESQKFLAENSASVYIKKVEARINEEIERVMHCLDKSTEEPIVKVVERELISKHMKTIVEMENSGLVHMLKNGKTEDLACMYKLFGRVPNGLKTMCECMSWYLREQGKALVSEEGEGKNPVDYIQGLLDLKSRFDRFLQESFNNDRLFKQTIAGDFEYFLNLNSRSPEYLSLFIDDKLKKGVKGLTEQEVESILDKAMVLFRFMQEKDVFERYYKQHLARRLLTNKSVSDDSEKNMISKLKTECGCQFTSKLEGMFRDMSISNTTMDEFRHHLQTSQGSLCGVDLTVRVLTTGYWPTQSATPKCNIPPSPRHAFEVFRRFYLAKHSGRQLTLQHHMGSADLNATFYGAIKKEDGSDVGVGGALLTGSNTRKHILQVSTFQMTILMLFNNRDKFTFEEIQQETDIPERELVRGLQSLACGKPTQRVLTKEPKSKEIESGHMFTVNDQFTSKLHRVKIQTVAAKQGESDPERKETRQKVDDDRKHEIEAAIVRIMKSRKKMQHNVLVAEVTQQLKARFLPSPVVIKKRIEGLIEREYLARTPEDRKVYTYVA